Within Montipora foliosa isolate CH-2021 chromosome 3, ASM3666993v2, whole genome shotgun sequence, the genomic segment TTTAAATGCAATAGAAAtagatgcgatctttgtaagaaTTTCTTTGTGGAATCTAAATCTTTCCTTAGTTTTAagacggaaaaaaaatacaccattCATTCCAGTCTTTCCTGCGATTCtaaaaacgttatttatttaGCCTCTTGCAAGAAATGTCGCTTGCAATATGTGGGATCTACCACCACTGATTTTAGAATTAGGTTCCGTAATCACAAGTCTGCCATGCTTACCAACAAAACAACTTGCGAAGTAGCAgtgcattttaacaaaatcccacataccctagatgatttttcatttcaatgcattgatcAGGTGCAGGCTTCATGCAACTCTGAAGAAATCGATaggcttttaattacaaaagaggcttattggagtgctcagctgttctctctagcaccccacggcttaaataaaaggaaggaatttcattcaaaaaacagaatttgttacaattagtttcctttcccatagAGTACATTCCTACATGATTAACCGTTCTAAggcccttttcttggatttcgtcaGGCCCTTAGGTTTTAGCTGAACTCAAAGGTCCTGGCCGGGAAGCTCAttatgatttatattgtttaaaggcccctctaggggttttgttaattttttggcTTCGCTAATTTAGCCTTTTTGTCATCTACAAATtagcaccactttttgttcttcttttttgcaatcttatatatttttttgacagctgtcacttggtattgtgtaattgttagcgcctaaatcttatttaagtttcgtttttattcaaaagttgtcacaactgaagaaggtctttgaccgaaacgtttttagtaaatttttaattttttaactttttaacgtcagaagttgtccgtcctcacTTCCTTTTTACTCACTACATATatatgtctatatatatatatatataagtagacaggaaatcgacttgtctgcatagagtgctcgatattGTTAGATAGAGCAGATAGCACGCGCCAAACCGTATAACAGTGCAAGCAAAcgttgcaacttgtgcttacttgagaagtttattataatccgcgaaccacaccgctgcacactaaacaaaagaaatgaacttgtttcatgttgtagacataggaaaaaatcactacagcgtagtaattgagcagtCCTTAGGAAGCCTTTATGTAGATTTCAAGGTTGTTTTAGTGACATTATGATGTAATGTGCGGTTAAGAATGTAGAAATCAACACTGTTCAGAGTACCTTGAGCACGAACAAGTAGCTGTTCCTTTTCGCGGATCAGTTTCCGATGTTCCTTGGAGCGTTTGGCGATGGCACTTCGCAAAAGCTGCTTACGGATGGTAATGGTGTCCCGTCGGCTGGTGTTGGGAAGATTGAAGCAGAGAAACTTAGGAAAAACATTGAAGGATTGACAGTTACGCAAGAAGTTTAAATCCAACTCGGCTTTGCGAGACCTGATCGAGATCTTCTCAAGTTTTCGTAGATCAGCAATGTTGATGTGATCATACTTAGCTGCTATGTCGTGAATGATGTTTCCAAAGGATCTTGATGACAGCAggcaagttaaaattttaaagaaaacgacaacactcttgaatttgcaaaacatgtttcgacagaaacttctgtcatcttcagttgatagatttacaaagcgttagaagttgaatttataagtaggaaaaatgctaattacatagtaacaacggaatgtacataaaacgtggcaatgtgaaaattaaaaagataatttcaggtttacgtgatgcagttgttgattcaaagaaggttgttctcttcgaatatgaaatgcctcttttatcttaagttgaaacgtggtagaggcgtgatctaaaatgtgAAAACAGTCCACTGAACACAAGGCgtgacaatgttcagaattctctaagtgtttgaaaatgtgagaggccctgtcactgactaaatgctcacgcacgcgtgtggaaaaatgtcgggttgtttcgccgacataacaggcattacagcctgcacatgcaatctatcaactgaagatgacagaagtttctgtcgaaacatgttttgcaaattcaagagtgttgtcgttttctttaaaattttaacttgccTGCTGTCATCAAGATCCTTTGGAAACATCATTCACGACATAGCAGCTAAGTATGATCACATCAACATTGCTGATCTACGAAAACTTGAGAAGATCTCGATCAGGTCTCGCAAAGCCGAGTTGGATTTAAACTTCTTGCGTAACTGTCAATCCTTCAATGTTTTTCCTAAGTTTCTCTGCTTCAATCTTCCCAACACCAGCCGACGGGACACCATTACCATCCGTAAGCAGCTTTTGCGAAGTGCCATCGCCAAACGCTCCAAGGAACATCGGAAACTGATCCGCGAAAAGGAACAGCTACTTGTTCGTGCTCAAGGTACTCTGAACAGTGTAgatttcaaggatatttaaagtgacgattgttgtatatacatttagtattaaactcctgatgagtgaggcaactcacgaaacagcgttgtcgagatgcaacatctagtcttgttttaacttttcaaccaaatcatatatatatatatatatatatatatttgtagagttggattatttggtcgaagacatttattgctactcagagtttcatgctccttgcggagcaatcatcaggcaatgccaaaaataacggatacaaaagatgatatacaaaatttgaaaatacagaacaatgaccactggcgtgacgtgcagaaatgtgattggttaagcgagtacgttatttaacaggaatttcttagaatgtctagttcgcttctgttgttcagcgttgacatatcgggtttatagataataaaatacttttcccataaacacaaattgcatctcttgcttatattagaatatgatcgggcctgctttaccttccgccatttgatgttgtacgggatactcttgtcttttagactccaaatatatttacttaattcagttgcatgcttataccgctcgttcctaaaggagcagacatggtttctgtatcttaacttAAAGGTTGTATCGCAAAGGCCAATGTATGTCTCTCTTGAAGTTGGTGTCGTGACTTCGGCTTGGTAGATCATGTTCTGGTAGTTGCATTTTCCGTCCATGGGGCACATGCTTGAGTTGCGGCAGTTACAGTTGCTATCATTGGTAGGATCAGATTTGTTGATTTGAGCTTTGTTGTGGTTGGATATAATGGTTTTAATATTTGTCATGCAGctatagcttaatttaagcGTGTTCCTGTTGAAAATTTTGTGAAGTGGGTGTGATTTAGGGAAGTGTTGATCAATGAGAGAGAGGAAGCACTTTCCtacatttgttttgacgtttttgctGAAAGGTGGATTGTACCATAGAATGTTTCTTGGTCGGTTCTTCCTTGAGTGCGGTATCTCACTGCGTGGCTCATTGTAAGACAGGTTGTAATTGTAACCGCTTTTATTGAGGGCTTCTTGGTACACGGTTTTGGCGTTGTCAAAGCATTGTCGGTCTGATGATATTTCTGAAAGCCGTTTGTTGATGGAATCTGGGATGTTTTTCAGGATAGATGGTGGGTGATTTGATTTCTTGTGCACGTATAATGGGACGTTACCTTCCTTTGTGTATGGATAGTGTTTGCCGCTCTGAaggtcaagggtgacgtctaGAAAATTTACGGTGGTTTTGTTTGCTTCTATCGTTATCTTTAAGTCATTTTCACGGAATATCTTGCAAAGTTCTTTTTTGATCTTCTCAATTTCTTGTGGTGTTTTGTTAAAAGCCGCTAGACCATCGTCGCGATAGAGACCGATCCTTTGGCCATACTTGTCAGTGAGAAGGGATAACAGGTAGCAGCCGACCAATTCGCACGTTTCAGCGCCATCAAAAGAACCCATGGTGACATCGAATAAATCGTTTGGAGATTTTTTCTCCCATGTAGAATCGCTgctgaacaacagtgagcgtttTGCGTGTAAGATGATGTCACGCTCGTGTCTGCTGATGGGTCGGTACTTACTAGCGAAGTCAAGGGCCTTTGAGAGCAACTTCTCGTTGATTGAAGGATAAAATTCACATACGTCGAAACATATGAACGAGAGCTTCTCTTTATTCTCTAAGCTGTTGAACCATTTTAAGACGCTGGCCGTGTTCTTCCACTGGTTGATTTGTGTGCCGCTGATGACGGCGGAGTTAATTTCATCAAGGATGTGCTTGCTAACTACACCAATTTCAGACTTGGAAGGATTGATTAGTCGGCACGTTGGGTGGTCGTTGAATGCTGGTTTGTGATCTTTCAAGGTAATAAATGCTTCATTCTTTGCTAGCTTTTCAATTCGGTCATCTAATTTGAGCTGTTTAGCTATGCTGGCTGACTGCGTGTCTAATTTATTTGCAACACTTTCGCTTGATTTCTTGTAGGTTTTCGTTACATTTTCTTTGATGAACTTGTCGTATGAGGCTGGGGTCATTGTATAATAATTGGTGGTTTTGTCCGCTGGAATTAGGAGTTTGCTTGGtttcttgattttgtttttgatgtttttgatgttttgtttttgatgagtagcaataaatgtcttcgaccaaataatccaactctacaaatctacattgctctagtttacctattgagcactttaatagctgatgaaatcttcaattcattatattattatatatatatatatatatatatgtagttaagtagatcccttgagccaacaacgtatcactcgccccaggaggatcacaaatggattcacagtccaagttgaggagaaattgagagaaagttacaggaaactcaacactggacaacttctggggaaactgtaattgccctgagcgggatttgaacccacgtacccctgatcactagtcgggtgtgatgaccactacactatcaggacaaccatgctggcaaaatggctgattaatcatttaatgtgtggcatttccgtGGGACTCCCTGAGGGCCAGTTTtgctatgtgataacgctggatcaacaagtgattcacaggcggacaagggtaattaatgtaaagagacagttaagtagatcccttgagccaacaacgtatcacccccaggaggatcacaaatggattcacagtccaagtttaGTGTACGTAaaaaaagcgacgaagagacaaactcttgactgttctggaagGGGTTTAAtacacgacgtttcggccgttcggccttctttaggtaaaaagttaaaaactatttacaatgattgcaaatcacaaaacagcggcttatatatacagagcagaaatattgaaattaaggaaacgtaacaaaacaaaggtctaagctagctacaaggtgacatggatttgacaatccCCTGTACGGAAAATCCCCTGTACAGATCGCCCACCGCTTTCAGGAATTTGACAGTGTTAGTAAGGGGAAATATAATGCTAACAGTTCCTGACATTGCGTCCGTTTGCGTAGACAACATTGTCAAATTTGATGTCGATTCCGCATGGCTGTCTAAAGCTGCATTGAGCAAGAGGGCCGTCCACGCTGTCTTTGTTACCACTACAAGCAAAATCCTCTAAAGTAGAAAAGAGCTGTTGGATGGAACCACGCATGCCAACCCCATCTAAGGAAGTTGTAACGGCAACAATGGCGCTTTCTGTGGTACATGCTGCATACAACAACTCGTTATCGACTATGCAAACAGAAGAAAATTTCGGTTGGTTGCGACTGCCGGAACACCAAAAGTTGATCTTACTGcattcaaattcattttcattAAACTGCTTTTGAACATTGTTCTTGTGCAGTATCAGACTTTCCTTCATCTGAGCAACTGTATCCTGGACAGGAAGGCCAAACTCCTCGACTTTCTCTTCAAGTTTAACATTACTTTAGATTTGATTCTTCTAACATTGATATCAACCTTGCCTTCTTCGTCTACAATTATGATTTGGGAGTCCTCTGCACACAAGTACACAATTCCATCCCTGAAGTGGACCTCTCTTGCAAGGACTTGTTTCTTCATGACAACAAATTTGTCCAAAGGTGAGTGCAATCGTGCCTTGATCAAATCCGATTTTCCGTTCGTTTCGTCGTAATTGCAGAGAAAATACAGCCAACCATAGGAGCCTACTGAGACACTCACTGGCTTGGGATACATTCCTGGTCTGTTATCTGCAGTAAATTTGCTTGTTTCTGGAATAATTGTCGTAGAAACCTGTCCAGTTCTGGACAGGAAGGCTAGCAACGACTCACTGGTCAAGGATAGAACAGCGGATGGATCTTGACGATCCCGATTTCGTACATGATCATTTCTTGGAATTAGGTTTCTCACAGCTTGCTTGGTGTTGTCGGTTGATCTGTTTCTCAGACTGCGAATTACTGCTAAGTTCGACCTTTCGTTACCTACTTTCAGGTACCAATTGGAAAATCCAGCTTTCAAGCTTTTGCCAACGTGAGGCACGTCAGGTATTATAGACAAAAAACTGAGCTCTGGTCCAATGGAGGCGTCTTCGATggatttttttataatttggaAAGCCGCTTTGTTTCCTAGCTTCTTCACAGTCGGCAGTTAACACGAGGTAAACCCTGCGGACACATCGTTCACCCCGTTCAAGACAGTTACTGCAGGCTCGTAAGCATGGCAAATGGCTTGTATGACCTTTGTTTTCACATTGCTCACACACGGACGTGTTCGAAAAGCAAGCGTGATAATGGCTTTCGCACATGTTCGTGTAATTGAGAATATGTTCCCTTGAAGCAGTTCTTTTCACGCAATTTTCACAAATCTGAAGGGTCTTAATAGTTGAAAGCAGTGACGCGCTCATACTTAGAGAGGATCTGCtttatgatatgatatgatatgatatgatattttattatttatgcacggtaaaatcatcagctaagattacaaacaatgctaaaatctaaattacaaaaggtaaaattttaaaatgattacaataaaatacaattactataatactatattaattctaaagctgctttccatgaatgccgtgctttatactaaaatatgtctttaatcagatttttgaaaagcccaagagactctgcttgtctcgctttgaggggtaagctattccagacagtagcacctctatagctgaagctgtttctataataatttgtccgtggaaacggaacattaagctttctttcagagtctcttaaactataaacagattcgcggtttgtaaatttagaacatagatattccggtgctagcccctgaagacacttatagaccattgtggccagcgcaatttgttgctggctaactagatttttccagcctaaaattttgaatagctcgctagcatttgcatcaaaattagagaaggtcaaaactctggctgctctattttgcagtttttgtaatttgtcatgtaacgtgataccatagtttccccagacgacattgcagtagtcaaagtgcggttgaagtaaagcgtgataaatagagcgcaatgtcgtctgaggaacgagatgccttatacgtttgagggctccaattccagaagctactttctttgtcagtttatcgacatggctactccagttaagattattatcaataagcacgcccagggatttagcaacagaaacttgagtgataggagcaccattaatctcgggaattggaggatttgtgagagcatacaacctctgccttgatccaatcagcataaattcggtttttgtcatgttcagggtaagtttgtttgctatcaaccactttttaacattttctagatcatggttaagtcttgattctatgtcgcctgtattgtcacccgcatatgttaggtgggtgtcatctgcgtacatccatggcatacaattcgttagacagtttggcagatcattgatatatagcaaaaacaacaatggacccaaaatagtcccttgagggacgccgcaacttagtgagcaggttttagaaagtgatccattaatagaacacttttgagtgcggttgtccaaataggacttaaaccagttgtaagaaatgccatgtatgccgtaattatttaatttagataaaaggatctcgtgattaaccgtatcaaaagcttttttaggtctaggaaaacaacagcgtttatttttcctcggtcaatgttgtaagcccaagtatccgtagccccaagtaaagccgtaacggtggaatgaatagagcgaaaaccagattggcatttacatattacgttatgctttgttaggtacgcatataattggttataaactattctttcgaacactttggctataaccgggataacggaaattgggcggtaattgtttaggtcatcacgttccccttgtttgaatagtggagtgacccgtgcacacttccagtcgtctgggaacacacctacatttaatgactgattgaaaatatagcacagcggtttgcaaataagatccgcgcattcacgaataagtcgagaagaaattttgtcaaggccgactgcctttgattttttcagtttattcaggagtgaaaatacttcatttgtggaggttgggcggaactgaaactccttatccgtgctagtgagataattcagatagctgttgccatctgaagaaggaatatcactagcaagtttcgggccaatggtagcaaaataacgattaaattcgtgcgctatttctgctggagctgttactgattgctcatttacattcagttgtttcacagacgtttccacgaaatttcgggaagacagctcattgatgatctgccaggttttgcgggaatcacccttatgctcgtttagcatattttgataataaacttgcttcgctagcctagtcgcactattgactttgttccgctgtcttttaaagtgaacccaatcattaggattttttgatctaattgctctgagtttcaaaatatctcgatcgtgcatctgttttttaagctcagaagtaatccatggggaaccccgcgcgcgaacacgagtggttctcaatggagcgtgcttgttaacaatagccaaaaaggattccttccattcattccacacatcatttggattggaagaattgtttatgtGATCCCAATCTTGAGATGCAACATCGCTACGAAATTTATCACGGTCAAAACTTCGAAAATTCCTATAGGTTATATTAGTGTGACCCTTACTCTGTCCATTAATGGCTAATTTTCGATAGACATAGACCATGCTGTGATCGCTAATGCCAATATGACGCACACCTGAGCATAACACCTTGTCAGGACAGttagtaaaaattaaatcaatcaatgttgcagAAGTTTCGGTTATTCTTGTTGGTTCTGTTATGAGTTGTTGAAGTCCATAAACATCCGTGATAGTTAATAATTTGCGTGTATCGCTGTCAAACTGGGATGCGGCCATATTGCAATTTAGATCCCCTAAAAGGTAGAATTCAGTATTAAGGGAATCCAATTTCCCAATCAACTCTTCAAAAGGTGAAAATATACCAACAAGCGAATTAGGTGGTCTATACCACGTAGCAACAATAAATGATTTAGAGCGAGGTTTGCGTATTTCAATACAAAGGTTCTCAAGACTGTCCATGCAAAGATCGTTGCGCACCGAAAAGTTAATtgacttttttacataaaaacaaacgCCCCCACCTCCATATGTAGTCCACGCTGTAAGCGCACCACTGATCACCTTCATCCAGATCAATGTCACGATTCATTTCAATAGACTCAGAAGAACTGGACAGCTGACCTTCACTGTCATCAGAGTCATTAGGAAGATGTTTATGAGCTTCCTTCTCCATGAAATTGTCCTCGTCACCAGAAGAGTCAGAGGAGCGTTCGTCATCTGTATCCAGTCCAACATCATCTGCGCTTGAGTCTTGATatctaaaaaaaggaaagctgCCTGACGACTTTTTGTACAACGTTGAAACCAATCAGTGGTCATCATTCAGAGGAATTCATATTCCATAGGTCAACTGCTAttaagtttgtgaatgcatTAACAGACCCCTAAAAACTCAGTGTGCACAATATGGACACTACTAGCTAGATAAATAAGAGACAGACATTTATGTGCAAAAATGGCCTTTTATCTTAATAGTAAAGCGAGTACAGACAGATACATAAACCTTAGCATGTCAATCAGTAAATAACAACATCACAAACTACGCTTAGTATTTGAAAAGGACATATTCATCTCGTTTTATGACATGCTGAACGGCATAAATGTGGCACCTCTATAAGCCTGTAACAGTGCAAGGTAGTTGGCATTCGTATTTACTTTGAGCCGAATTCCTGATCTGATAAGTCCAACTCAGAATCGATGGGCTCAGCAGCTTCAGGGGCAgcggttttctttattttttttgacGCTACGCTTTCACGATCTCTGGTGAGCATTTCATCAATTGACCGGTTTCTCTTTGGTTTTGGTCGGTGCGCTTTTGCAGCACACTCATCAAAGTGATCTGTAAACGAAATTGCAATAAAGATAAACAACTTGAACAATATATGTTGATACGTTTTACTTATTGCCACTCCAATTGCGGCCTTCTACGACCttctatagagcgttttcacatgatgtcacggcagccatattggtgttccaaaacaatgaaacggcggccatgcTGGTGTACCAAACCAGTCCTGTGGGAGTCGAACTCTTTTCTTACGTAAACacttccttttgtttcagtaaattTGCATGTGTGCTGgccacgtgagtgaaaacgctctataaaattatagcggagctccgcgcgcgccgaaaacgcgcgcgcgcggagcaccatagttaagaaaatatggtaacccatcgatgtgagaaaatttggttttatagccatgacgtcataaacgtccgtacgtacgtacaacgtacgtacgtacaacgtacatCCGTCCGCCCTTTCATGTATGCcgatgtgaccagtacacgtaaccatatcacgggctcaagtttagagctcatccaggaggcaatactccatttgacactgtaactagtttacagcatacatctttgatattggacatcaatgttatggtcaattgacacctgtcaaaacaaggtatccgctgaccagtatcacgtgaccatatcgcgggctcaagatagaccttattgaggtcagctgtttttttttaaagttgaccgctgaccagggactggttattgattggattgcaggctcaagccatcagacacacaaacacacacctgatcgaggcttaattttcgcgctctttctgtggctcgatgcagctacacagccatgtacatcagcaaagctcttga encodes:
- the LOC137996741 gene encoding uncharacterized protein translates to MTPASYDKFIKENVTKTYKKSSESVANKLDTQSASIAKQLKLDDRIEKLAKNEAFITLKDHKPAFNDHPTCRLINPSKSEIGVVSKHILDEINSAVISGTQINQWKNTASVLKWFNSLENKEKLSFICFDVCEFYPSINEKLLSKALDFASKYRPISRHERDIILHAKRSLLFSSDSTWEKKSPNDLFDVTMGSFDGAETCELVGCYLLSLLTDKYGQRIGLYRDDGLAAFNKTPQEIEKIKKELCKIFRENDLKITIEANKTTVNFLDVTLDLQSGKHYPYTKEGNVPLYVHKKSNHPPSILKNIPDSINKRLSEISSDRQCFDNAKTVYQEALNKSGYNYNLSYNEPRSEIPHSRKNRPRNILWYNPPFSKNVKTNVGKCFLSLIDQHFPKSHPLHKIFNRNTLKLSYSCMTNIKTIISNHNKAQINKSDPTNDSNCNCRNSSMCPMDGKCNYQNMIYQAEVTTPTSRETYIGLCDTTFKLRYRNHVCSFRNERYKHATELSKYIWSLKDKSIPYNIKWRKVKQARSYSNISKRCNLCLWEKYFIIYKPDMSTLNNRSELDILRNSC